The Phragmitibacter flavus genome includes a window with the following:
- a CDS encoding glycosyltransferase family 2 protein: protein MAAASTHLFAFQVSPSHGATTIQPAHPLPNSTAWVFDHECRINGWFLPANSGTTHGLRAIQSGQTHVAQRKQLRPEVYFQYPDHPESLKSGFRLTLPLTLGRNQVTLQFKTESGQWENFCTLTLWLPPFPKLLQQFLPRQAQSGYETWCNTQDQIEQTRATEVLKTLPHWPEKPLISLLLPVYNTPEKWLRRAIESVTQQSYPHWELCIADDHSTAPHIRPLLESLAAREPRIKLTFRSENGHICHASNSALGLCTGSFTALLDHDDELPPHALLRVAEEILSHPDANLIFSDEDKIDTLGIRSDPFFKPGCNLELLLFENFICHLGVYRTSLIQNLGGFRPGFEGAQDWDLALRVVAAVPPNTIHHIPQILYHWRTLETSTAAQKDAKPYALEAGARAVRDHLQNTAPGATLAIDPNDHTLRVHWPLPSPTPKVSIIIPTRDRVDLLRVAIDTLVAKTSYEHYELIIVDHASDQPETFAYFDLLRRTLPALTILRVEGEFNWSRLNNLGAQSATGDLLLFLNNDVEITSSDWLHELVTNVSRPGIGAVGARLLYPNGTLQHAGVALRLHGMAGHPFAALKPEIRTIAGTPAAPREVTAVTGACLIVSRENFDLAHGFDEEQLPISYNDVDFCLRLRSHGLRNLYAANAVLLHHESASRHTLEKESVRKASATVEAQIILARWPKEFTQDAFYNPNLSLLTTLPTPTSEQSLSF, encoded by the coding sequence ATGGCGGCAGCTTCCACACACCTTTTCGCCTTCCAGGTCTCCCCCTCCCACGGGGCCACCACCATTCAGCCGGCCCATCCGCTGCCCAATAGCACCGCCTGGGTCTTCGACCACGAATGCCGCATCAACGGCTGGTTTCTCCCCGCCAACAGCGGCACCACCCACGGCCTGCGCGCCATCCAGTCAGGTCAAACCCACGTCGCCCAACGCAAACAACTGCGACCCGAAGTCTACTTTCAATATCCCGACCATCCCGAGTCCCTCAAAAGTGGCTTCCGCCTCACCCTGCCGCTCACCCTCGGCCGCAATCAAGTCACCCTCCAGTTCAAAACCGAAAGCGGTCAGTGGGAGAATTTCTGCACCCTCACCCTCTGGCTCCCTCCCTTCCCCAAACTCTTGCAGCAATTCCTGCCCCGTCAGGCTCAGTCCGGCTACGAAACCTGGTGCAACACCCAGGATCAAATCGAACAAACCCGCGCCACCGAAGTCCTCAAAACCCTCCCCCACTGGCCTGAAAAACCCCTCATCTCGCTCCTTCTCCCCGTCTACAACACCCCCGAAAAGTGGCTGCGCCGCGCCATCGAGTCCGTCACCCAACAGAGCTACCCCCACTGGGAACTCTGCATCGCCGACGACCACTCCACCGCCCCCCACATCCGACCCCTTCTCGAATCCCTCGCCGCCCGCGAACCCCGCATCAAACTCACCTTCCGCAGCGAAAACGGCCACATCTGCCACGCCTCCAACAGCGCCCTCGGCCTCTGCACCGGCAGCTTCACGGCCCTCCTCGATCACGACGACGAACTCCCTCCGCATGCCCTGCTACGCGTCGCCGAAGAAATTCTCTCCCACCCCGACGCCAATCTCATCTTCTCCGACGAAGACAAGATCGATACCCTCGGCATCCGCTCCGACCCCTTCTTCAAACCCGGTTGCAACCTCGAACTCCTGCTGTTCGAAAACTTCATCTGCCATCTCGGCGTCTATCGCACCAGCCTCATCCAAAACCTTGGCGGCTTCCGTCCCGGTTTCGAAGGCGCGCAGGACTGGGACCTCGCCCTCCGCGTCGTTGCCGCCGTCCCTCCCAACACCATCCATCACATTCCCCAGATTCTCTACCACTGGCGCACCCTCGAAACCTCCACCGCCGCTCAAAAAGACGCCAAACCCTACGCCCTCGAAGCCGGAGCCCGCGCCGTTCGCGACCACCTCCAAAACACCGCCCCCGGCGCCACCCTTGCCATCGATCCCAACGACCACACCCTGCGCGTCCACTGGCCCCTCCCATCTCCCACCCCCAAGGTCAGCATCATCATCCCCACCCGCGACCGCGTCGACCTTCTGCGCGTCGCCATCGACACCCTCGTCGCCAAAACCAGCTACGAGCACTACGAACTCATCATCGTCGATCACGCCTCCGACCAGCCCGAAACTTTTGCTTACTTCGACCTTCTCCGCCGCACCCTTCCCGCCCTGACCATCCTGCGTGTCGAGGGCGAATTCAACTGGTCACGCCTCAACAATCTCGGTGCCCAATCCGCCACCGGCGACCTTCTCCTCTTCCTCAACAACGACGTCGAAATCACTTCTTCCGACTGGCTCCACGAACTCGTCACCAACGTCAGCCGACCCGGCATCGGAGCCGTCGGAGCCCGACTCCTTTACCCCAACGGCACCCTGCAACACGCCGGCGTCGCCCTTAGACTCCATGGCATGGCCGGCCACCCCTTCGCCGCGCTCAAACCCGAGATCCGCACCATCGCCGGCACCCCTGCCGCCCCACGCGAAGTCACCGCCGTCACCGGAGCCTGCCTCATCGTCTCACGCGAAAACTTTGACCTCGCCCACGGATTCGACGAAGAACAGCTCCCCATCAGTTACAACGACGTCGACTTCTGCCTGCGCCTCCGCTCCCACGGCCTGCGCAATCTCTACGCCGCCAACGCTGTCCTCCTCCACCACGAATCCGCCTCCCGTCACACCCTCGAAAAAGAAAGCGTCCGCAAAGCCTCCGCCACCGTCGAAGCCCAGATCATCCTCGCCCGCTGGCCCAAAGAATTCACCCAAGACGCCTTCTACAACCCCAATCTGTCCCTCCTCACCACCCTCCCGACGCCAACGTCGGAACAATCCCTCAGTTTTTAG
- a CDS encoding DegT/DnrJ/EryC1/StrS family aminotransferase: MVPLLDVNAQNHPLEAEFNAAFQRVFKSGQFIMGPDIAVLESELVALTGAKHALGISSGTDAILLALMALGIGPGDEVLVPTFTFFATAGCVSRTGATPVFLDADPVTFNLNVEDARSKITPHTKAIIPVHLFGQCADMDAVLALAKEHSLRVIEDSAQSLGAAYQGHGSGSLGDFGCYSFFPSKNLGGFGDGGALVCNDDTLADHARILRNHGSNPKYYHHFVGANFRLDSLQAAMLNVKLPHYAAYTSARQANAAYYLEHLPQIPGIVQADPTNPLTSDIPSDLSIILPYAAPGNTHIWNQFTLRVLHGKRDALRDLLQSQKIGCEIYYPVTMDQQKCFTDTPAASRRGCEVAHQLASEVLSIPIYPELTSTQKDEVIAAIASFLQK; the protein is encoded by the coding sequence ATGGTTCCCCTCCTCGACGTTAACGCCCAGAACCACCCCCTCGAAGCCGAATTTAACGCTGCCTTCCAGCGCGTGTTTAAAAGCGGCCAGTTCATCATGGGACCCGACATCGCCGTCCTCGAAAGCGAACTCGTCGCCCTCACCGGGGCCAAACACGCCCTCGGCATCTCCTCCGGCACCGACGCCATCCTGCTCGCCCTCATGGCCCTCGGCATTGGACCCGGCGATGAAGTCCTCGTTCCCACCTTCACCTTCTTCGCCACGGCTGGCTGCGTGTCCCGCACCGGAGCCACGCCCGTCTTCCTTGATGCCGACCCCGTCACCTTCAACCTCAATGTCGAAGACGCCCGCAGCAAAATCACCCCGCACACCAAGGCCATCATCCCCGTCCACCTCTTCGGCCAATGCGCCGACATGGACGCCGTCCTCGCCCTCGCCAAGGAACACTCCCTGCGCGTCATCGAAGACTCCGCCCAGTCTTTGGGTGCCGCCTATCAAGGCCACGGCAGCGGCAGTCTAGGCGACTTCGGTTGTTACAGCTTCTTCCCCTCCAAAAACCTCGGCGGATTCGGCGACGGCGGTGCCCTCGTCTGCAACGACGACACCCTGGCCGACCACGCCCGCATCCTTCGCAATCACGGCAGCAATCCCAAATACTACCACCATTTCGTCGGTGCCAACTTCCGCCTCGATTCCCTCCAGGCTGCCATGCTCAACGTCAAACTCCCCCATTACGCCGCCTACACCAGCGCCCGCCAGGCCAACGCCGCTTATTACCTCGAACACCTCCCACAAATTCCCGGCATCGTCCAGGCCGACCCCACCAACCCCCTCACCAGCGACATCCCGTCCGACCTCTCCATCATCCTCCCCTACGCCGCCCCGGGGAACACCCACATCTGGAACCAGTTCACCCTGCGCGTCCTCCACGGCAAACGCGACGCCCTGCGCGACCTTCTTCAATCCCAAAAAATCGGCTGCGAGATCTACTATCCCGTGACCATGGACCAGCAAAAGTGTTTCACCGACACCCCCGCCGCCTCCCGCCGCGGCTGCGAAGTCGCCCATCAACTCGCCAGCGAAGTCCTCAGCATCCCCATCTACCCCGAGCTCACCTCGACTCAAAAAGACGAAGTCATCGCCGCCATTGCGTCTTTTCTTCAAAAGTAG
- the waaF gene encoding lipopolysaccharide heptosyltransferase II, with amino-acid sequence MASGKKGDSPLNTMMQFMIYGLFRMVELGLALVPMRLCHALGKGIGTLAWLFFGKYRRLAEANLRIAFGREQDQVWIQKMARRHFESIGANFLCGLKLPLMSSAKVRKRVTIEGYEHALAQAEAGRPLLVAVCHLSCWELLTQLPEVFKIKGRPAASVYQSLGNRFLNAHVKRRRESLGYTLFDRSEGFSGPMKLLREEKGTLGVLVDQHAGDKGVWCPFFDRLASTSSIAALMSIRCGTPIVPLGVYDDGPGRWKLVFFPPVDSREKKPTAEGITAALNLAVEKMVRRAPHNWFWVHNRWKTPRPDFLLTKYRRGMVYPVGYDPLHLQPFNLLVRSPNWLGDACMTFPAVRALKKGRPDLRLTIFCPAKLADLWQSLPEVDAVITKEGKQGIREVARRIRQSGPFDAAILFTNSTRSTLEFWWAGIPRLVGYRGSLRSKLLNQVAKEDKKATRPKHHADKYLDLAIQCGASREDAEMDIGSVPRGHFLGICAGAEYGQAKRWPAERFAAVATKISERVPNTEWLLFGAPGEKALGEQLSGLMSGVTHHNLIGTTNLKELVACLRQCRLLVTNDTGTMHLAAAMGVQTVSIFGSTEPVLTGPVGDHHVIVRHHVPCSPCFKRECPFGHYDCMTGVTVEMVEEAVAGAMKSGE; translated from the coding sequence ATGGCCAGCGGCAAAAAGGGCGACAGTCCACTCAACACGATGATGCAGTTCATGATTTATGGACTGTTTCGGATGGTGGAGCTTGGCTTGGCGTTGGTGCCGATGAGGCTTTGTCATGCGTTGGGGAAGGGCATCGGCACGTTGGCGTGGCTGTTTTTCGGGAAATATCGTCGGCTGGCGGAGGCGAATTTGCGCATTGCGTTTGGACGGGAGCAGGATCAGGTGTGGATTCAGAAAATGGCGCGTCGGCATTTTGAGAGCATCGGGGCGAATTTTCTTTGCGGGTTGAAGCTTCCGTTGATGTCGTCGGCGAAGGTGCGCAAGCGGGTGACGATCGAGGGATATGAGCATGCGCTGGCCCAGGCGGAGGCGGGAAGGCCGTTGTTGGTGGCGGTTTGCCATTTGAGTTGCTGGGAGTTGCTGACGCAGTTGCCGGAGGTTTTCAAGATCAAGGGGAGGCCGGCGGCGAGTGTTTATCAGTCGTTGGGCAACCGGTTTTTGAATGCGCATGTGAAGCGGCGTCGGGAGTCGCTGGGGTATACGTTGTTTGATCGGAGCGAGGGTTTTTCGGGACCGATGAAATTGCTGCGGGAGGAGAAGGGCACGTTGGGGGTGCTGGTGGATCAGCATGCGGGGGACAAGGGGGTGTGGTGTCCGTTTTTTGACCGGCTGGCGTCGACTTCGAGCATTGCGGCGCTGATGTCGATTCGGTGTGGGACCCCGATTGTGCCGCTGGGCGTCTATGATGATGGACCGGGTCGGTGGAAACTGGTGTTTTTTCCGCCGGTGGATTCGCGCGAGAAGAAACCGACGGCGGAGGGGATCACGGCAGCGCTGAATCTGGCGGTGGAGAAGATGGTGCGTCGGGCACCGCACAACTGGTTTTGGGTGCACAATCGCTGGAAGACGCCGAGGCCGGACTTTTTGCTGACGAAGTATCGGCGTGGGATGGTGTATCCGGTGGGGTATGATCCGTTGCATTTGCAGCCGTTCAATCTGCTGGTTCGGTCACCGAACTGGCTTGGCGATGCGTGCATGACGTTCCCGGCGGTGCGGGCGTTGAAGAAGGGGCGACCGGATTTGCGGCTGACGATTTTTTGTCCGGCGAAGCTGGCGGATCTCTGGCAGAGTTTGCCGGAGGTGGATGCGGTGATTACGAAAGAGGGGAAGCAGGGGATTCGCGAAGTGGCGCGACGGATTCGGCAGAGCGGGCCGTTTGATGCGGCGATTTTGTTTACCAATTCGACGCGCAGCACGCTGGAATTTTGGTGGGCGGGGATTCCAAGGCTGGTGGGATATCGGGGATCGTTGCGGTCAAAATTGTTGAATCAGGTGGCGAAGGAAGACAAGAAAGCGACGCGGCCGAAACATCACGCGGATAAGTATCTGGATCTGGCGATTCAGTGTGGGGCGAGCCGGGAGGATGCGGAGATGGATATCGGGTCAGTGCCGCGCGGTCATTTTTTGGGGATTTGTGCAGGGGCGGAATATGGGCAGGCGAAGCGCTGGCCGGCGGAGCGGTTTGCGGCGGTGGCGACGAAGATTTCGGAGCGGGTTCCGAACACGGAGTGGTTGTTGTTCGGTGCCCCGGGGGAAAAGGCTTTGGGCGAGCAGTTGAGTGGACTGATGAGCGGGGTGACGCATCACAATTTGATTGGCACGACGAATTTGAAGGAGCTGGTGGCGTGCTTGCGTCAGTGTCGGTTGCTGGTGACGAATGACACGGGCACCATGCACCTGGCGGCGGCGATGGGGGTGCAGACGGTGAGCATTTTTGGTTCAACCGAACCGGTCTTGACGGGGCCGGTCGGGGATCATCATGTGATCGTGCGGCATCATGTGCCGTGCAGTCCGTGTTTTAAACGGGAATGCCCGTTTGGACATTACGATTGCATGACGGGGGTGACGGTGGAGATGGTGGAGGAGGCGGTGGCGGGAGCGATGAAGAGCGGAGAGTAG
- a CDS encoding PSD1 and planctomycete cytochrome C domain-containing protein: MRPFAIHSAMTALILLATSLHAKDTVSFNRDIRPILSDTCFHCHGFDQATREGGLRLDLRDEALKSGKSGLTAIVPGQPSQSEIIARIFAEDPSDLMPPKKAHKTLTPEQKELFRRWVEQGAKYEEHWAYTPLAKPELPAVEDSNAQNPIDRFIQARLAQDKIAPSPQASKRDLLRRLSLDLTGLPPSPEEMQTYLADTSPEAYNKQIDRLLKSPHYGERMAVWWMDLARFTDTVGYHGDQNHRIFPYRDYVINAFNQNKPFDQFTIEQLAGDLLPNPTQEQIVATGFNRLNMMTREGGAQPKEYLAKYGAERARTVATTWLGSTFGCAECHDHKFDPISQRDFYALQAFFADVKQWGVYSDYKYSPEPELNGFNNDYPFPPEIEVESPYLKRHLAELKAEALKVTQQSISEVNAQPEATQAFQTWRDQSLAFFKKHPTGWETPMPEVKSVKPAIKGKPAADLPTISVTQNDGSVLFTPGEADDTTLTLTPESEWVSALRIELLPLKSYDGSLFRNKSKYSTTLTVSASLIGADNKPKSIEFHHIDADKKQPRYSNGAEIIGISSGWQTSIKHWDQPHTAVALLKSPVRLKKGERLNVKIAANLIGHLRVSTSPFITHPLLDAQARPNLQLALEKNQPSDPTVAEAYLLSTAWHPQHHQRHLALHHQTLELRDGKTWTMVTQSTPNPLTVRILPRGNWMDETGAITPPATPEFLPAALALKDKKDTDRASRLELAQWLCSDENPLTARTVTNRLWKEFFGNGLSSVIDDLGAQGEPPSHPELLNWLAADFRDNDWNLQHLIRLIVTSKTYQQKSSLRPELKDLDPNNRLLASQNPRRLEAEFVRDNALQIAGLLNLDDIGGPSVKPYQPPGYYENIQFPSRDYIADTDHRQWRRGLYMHWQRTFLHPMLANFDAPSREECTAFRPQSNTPQQALTLLNDPTFVEAARLFATRLLNLKQPNLDDAQRLDTAFQLALARPVDDAERSGLLNHLETQRTHYRANPEDAQKLITKGLKPSDQALDPIELAAWTSLTRILLNLHETITRY, encoded by the coding sequence ATGCGCCCCTTCGCGATCCATTCCGCGATGACCGCCTTGATCCTGCTCGCCACCTCGCTTCACGCGAAAGACACGGTCAGTTTCAACCGCGACATCCGTCCCATCCTTTCTGACACCTGCTTCCACTGTCACGGTTTCGACCAGGCCACCCGCGAAGGCGGACTTCGACTCGACCTCCGCGACGAAGCCCTCAAATCCGGCAAATCTGGTCTCACCGCCATCGTCCCCGGCCAGCCCAGCCAGAGTGAAATCATCGCGCGCATCTTCGCCGAAGACCCCTCCGACCTCATGCCTCCCAAAAAGGCCCACAAAACCCTCACCCCCGAACAAAAGGAACTCTTCCGTCGCTGGGTCGAACAAGGTGCCAAATACGAGGAACACTGGGCCTACACCCCCCTCGCCAAACCCGAACTCCCCGCCGTCGAAGACAGCAACGCGCAAAACCCTATCGACCGCTTCATCCAGGCCCGCCTCGCCCAGGACAAAATCGCCCCCTCTCCCCAAGCCTCCAAACGCGACCTCCTACGCCGACTCAGCCTCGACCTCACCGGCCTTCCGCCCTCCCCCGAGGAAATGCAAACCTATCTCGCCGATACCTCTCCCGAAGCCTACAACAAACAAATCGACCGCCTGCTAAAATCCCCCCACTACGGCGAACGCATGGCCGTGTGGTGGATGGACCTCGCCCGCTTCACCGACACCGTAGGTTACCACGGCGACCAAAATCACCGCATCTTTCCCTACCGCGATTACGTCATCAACGCTTTCAACCAGAACAAACCCTTCGACCAATTCACGATCGAACAACTTGCTGGCGACCTCCTCCCCAATCCCACCCAGGAACAGATCGTCGCCACCGGCTTCAACCGCCTCAACATGATGACCCGCGAAGGCGGTGCCCAACCCAAGGAATACCTCGCCAAATACGGCGCCGAACGCGCCCGCACCGTCGCCACCACCTGGCTCGGCTCCACCTTCGGCTGTGCCGAATGCCACGACCACAAATTCGACCCCATCTCCCAGCGCGACTTCTACGCCCTCCAGGCTTTCTTCGCTGACGTCAAACAATGGGGCGTTTATTCCGACTACAAATACTCCCCCGAACCCGAACTCAACGGCTTCAACAACGACTACCCTTTCCCTCCGGAAATCGAGGTTGAAAGCCCGTATCTCAAGCGCCACCTCGCCGAACTCAAAGCTGAGGCACTCAAGGTCACCCAACAATCCATCAGCGAAGTCAACGCCCAGCCCGAGGCCACTCAAGCATTCCAAACCTGGCGCGACCAGAGCCTCGCCTTCTTCAAAAAGCACCCAACCGGCTGGGAAACCCCCATGCCCGAAGTCAAATCCGTCAAACCCGCCATCAAAGGCAAACCTGCTGCGGATTTGCCCACCATCTCCGTCACCCAAAACGACGGCAGCGTGCTCTTCACGCCGGGCGAAGCCGATGACACCACCCTCACCCTCACTCCCGAAAGCGAATGGGTCAGCGCCCTCCGCATCGAACTCCTTCCCCTCAAAAGCTACGACGGCAGCCTGTTCCGCAACAAATCCAAATACAGCACCACCCTCACCGTTTCCGCGTCCCTCATCGGTGCCGACAACAAACCCAAATCCATCGAGTTCCACCACATTGATGCCGACAAAAAACAACCCCGCTACTCCAACGGCGCAGAAATCATCGGCATCAGCAGCGGTTGGCAAACCTCCATCAAGCACTGGGACCAGCCCCACACCGCCGTCGCGCTTCTCAAAAGCCCGGTCCGCCTGAAAAAAGGCGAACGCCTCAACGTCAAAATCGCCGCCAACCTCATCGGCCATCTACGCGTCTCCACCTCCCCGTTCATCACCCATCCACTTCTCGACGCTCAAGCCCGGCCCAACCTCCAGCTCGCTCTGGAGAAAAACCAGCCGTCCGATCCCACCGTCGCCGAAGCTTATCTCCTCAGCACCGCCTGGCATCCCCAGCACCATCAACGTCACCTCGCTCTTCACCATCAAACTCTCGAACTCCGTGACGGCAAAACCTGGACCATGGTCACCCAGTCCACCCCCAATCCCCTCACTGTGCGCATCCTCCCGCGCGGCAACTGGATGGACGAAACCGGTGCCATCACCCCGCCCGCCACACCCGAGTTCCTCCCCGCCGCTCTGGCCCTCAAGGACAAAAAGGACACCGACCGCGCCAGCCGTCTCGAACTCGCGCAATGGCTCTGTTCCGACGAAAACCCTCTCACCGCCCGCACCGTCACCAACCGCCTCTGGAAAGAATTCTTCGGCAACGGCCTCTCCTCCGTCATCGACGATCTCGGTGCCCAAGGAGAACCCCCCAGCCATCCCGAACTCCTCAACTGGCTTGCCGCCGACTTCCGCGACAACGATTGGAACCTCCAACATCTGATCCGCCTCATTGTCACCAGCAAAACTTATCAGCAAAAAAGCAGTCTCCGACCCGAACTCAAGGACCTTGATCCCAACAACCGCCTCCTCGCCTCGCAAAACCCGCGTCGACTCGAAGCCGAGTTCGTGCGCGACAACGCCCTACAAATCGCCGGCCTCCTCAACCTCGACGACATCGGCGGCCCCAGCGTCAAACCCTACCAGCCACCCGGCTACTACGAAAACATCCAGTTCCCCAGCCGCGACTACATCGCCGACACCGACCACCGCCAATGGCGTCGCGGCCTCTACATGCACTGGCAGCGCACCTTCCTGCACCCCATGCTCGCCAACTTCGACGCGCCATCGCGTGAAGAATGCACCGCCTTCCGACCCCAATCCAACACCCCGCAACAGGCCCTCACCCTCCTCAACGACCCCACCTTCGTCGAAGCCGCCCGCCTCTTTGCCACCCGCCTGCTGAACCTGAAACAACCCAATCTCGACGACGCCCAACGCCTCGACACCGCCTTCCAACTCGCCCTCGCACGACCTGTCGACGACGCCGAACGCTCCGGCCTCCTCAACCATCTCGAGACCCAGCGCACCCACTACCGCGCCAATCCCGAAGACGCCCAAAAACTCATCACCAAAGGCCTGAAACCTTCCGATCAAGCCCTTGACCCCATCGAACTCGCCGCCTGGACCAGCCTCACCCGCATCCTCCTCAACCTCCACGAGACCATCACAAGGTATTGA
- a CDS encoding DUF1501 domain-containing protein, translating to MDPSAFDLSVKRRTFLTQSAYGLGGVALASLMDPKAFGAAADAPAVTTPHFPIRAKRVIHLCMAGGPSHLETFDWKPELAKLDGQPFPESFTKGQQLAQLQGAELKARGPISPFSKHGQSGIEINDMFPYLATVADEMCVVRSMQTEQINHDTAHAFMNSGSIIKGRPSMGSWLLYGLGADTDNLPGFVVLTSQGKSGQQPISARQWSSGFLPSKYQGIMFNAKGDAVHYLGSPDGVCQSTQRQVIDEVRRLNEHLAGQRVDPEINTRIAQYEMAFRMQTSVPELTDMASEPQHILDLYGVKQPGDGSFASNCLLARRLAERGTRMIQLYHRAWDHHGGIKENMPEAARDVDQASAALIKDLKQRGLLDDTLILWGGEFGRTPMGQGTGRDHHILAFSVFMAGGGVKPGTVWGSTDELGYRATDNIVHVHDLHATMLALMGIDHHRMTVKFQGLDMRLTGVGGHIIKGLMA from the coding sequence ATGGACCCCTCCGCCTTCGACCTTTCCGTCAAACGCCGCACCTTCCTCACCCAATCCGCCTACGGTCTCGGTGGTGTCGCGCTCGCCTCCCTGATGGACCCCAAGGCCTTCGGTGCCGCAGCCGATGCCCCCGCCGTCACCACCCCTCACTTCCCCATCCGCGCCAAACGTGTCATCCATCTCTGCATGGCCGGCGGCCCTTCCCATCTCGAAACCTTCGATTGGAAACCCGAGTTGGCAAAACTCGACGGCCAGCCCTTCCCTGAATCCTTCACCAAAGGCCAGCAGCTCGCCCAACTTCAGGGAGCCGAACTCAAAGCCCGCGGCCCCATCTCCCCCTTTAGCAAACACGGCCAAAGCGGCATCGAAATCAACGACATGTTTCCCTATTTGGCGACCGTTGCCGATGAGATGTGTGTCGTCCGCTCCATGCAAACCGAGCAGATCAACCACGACACCGCCCACGCCTTCATGAACAGCGGTTCCATCATCAAAGGCCGCCCCAGCATGGGCTCCTGGCTGCTTTATGGACTCGGTGCCGACACTGACAACCTCCCCGGATTCGTCGTCCTCACCTCGCAAGGCAAATCCGGACAGCAACCCATCTCCGCCCGCCAGTGGTCCAGCGGTTTCCTCCCCAGCAAATACCAGGGCATCATGTTCAACGCCAAAGGCGACGCCGTCCATTACCTCGGCAGTCCCGATGGCGTTTGCCAAAGCACCCAAAGACAAGTCATCGACGAAGTCCGCCGCCTCAACGAACACCTCGCCGGCCAGCGAGTCGATCCCGAAATCAACACCCGCATCGCTCAATACGAAATGGCCTTCCGCATGCAAACCAGCGTGCCCGAACTCACCGACATGGCCAGCGAACCCCAGCACATCCTCGACCTCTACGGCGTCAAACAACCCGGTGATGGCTCCTTCGCCAGCAACTGCCTCCTCGCCCGCCGACTCGCCGAACGCGGCACCCGCATGATCCAGCTCTACCATCGCGCCTGGGACCACCACGGCGGCATTAAAGAAAACATGCCCGAAGCCGCCCGCGACGTCGACCAAGCCAGCGCCGCCCTCATCAAAGACCTCAAACAGCGCGGTCTTCTCGACGACACCCTCATCCTCTGGGGCGGCGAATTCGGCCGCACCCCCATGGGCCAGGGCACCGGCCGCGACCACCACATCCTCGCCTTCAGCGTCTTCATGGCCGGCGGCGGCGTGAAACCCGGCACCGTCTGGGGATCCACCGACGAACTCGGCTACCGCGCCACCGACAACATCGTCCACGTCCACGACCTCCACGCCACCATGTTAGCCTTGATGGGCATCGACCACCACCGCATGACCGTCAAATTCCAAGGCCTCGACATGCGCCTCACCGGCGTCGGCGGCCACATCATCAAAGGCCTCATGGCCTGA
- a CDS encoding PIN domain-containing protein, with product MRFVDTNILIYSLDLEPAQPGKTAIAQDILRQTDIALSVQVLQEFYVQATHPRRPESLPHDLAERLIQKWLRFRIQENTVAVLQSALRLKQRFQTFYWDAAILAAAKAARCHQLLSEDLNHGQDYDGVVVVNPFLSS from the coding sequence ATGCGCTTCGTTGACACAAACATCCTCATCTACTCGCTCGATCTGGAGCCCGCCCAGCCCGGGAAGACCGCCATCGCCCAAGACATCCTGCGCCAGACCGACATCGCCCTTTCCGTGCAGGTGCTCCAGGAGTTCTATGTTCAAGCCACTCATCCCCGCAGACCCGAATCCTTGCCGCACGACCTCGCCGAGCGGCTCATTCAAAAGTGGCTGCGCTTCCGCATCCAGGAGAACACCGTCGCCGTCCTCCAATCCGCCCTCCGCCTGAAGCAGCGTTTCCAAACCTTCTACTGGGACGCCGCCATCCTTGCCGCCGCCAAAGCCGCCCGCTGCCATCAACTCCTCAGCGAAGACCTCAACCACGGCCAAGACTACGACGGCGTGGTGGTCGTGAATCCGTTTTTGTCTTCATAG
- a CDS encoding TA system VapC family ribonuclease toxin translates to MPTSLFDSSAWVAAVFPTHPFHARAQAALAAATAEEPAVFCRATQVSFLRLITTPQLLRHYDAAHMTNRSALTQLQMLLSRPEIAEIEEPPGTAALWQKLAMHDTASPKVWMDAYLAAFAIKGGLHFVTLDGDFKSYQPHGLQLALLNP, encoded by the coding sequence GTGCCAACATCCCTGTTTGATTCGAGTGCCTGGGTCGCCGCCGTGTTTCCCACCCACCCGTTTCATGCCCGCGCACAGGCAGCACTGGCAGCGGCGACAGCAGAAGAACCAGCGGTCTTTTGCCGGGCTACGCAGGTTAGTTTCCTGCGCCTGATCACCACACCGCAACTGCTGCGCCACTACGATGCGGCGCACATGACGAACCGCTCTGCTCTCACTCAACTCCAGATGTTACTCTCGCGCCCGGAGATTGCGGAAATCGAAGAACCACCCGGCACGGCCGCCTTGTGGCAGAAGTTGGCGATGCACGACACGGCCTCGCCCAAAGTTTGGATGGATGCCTACCTCGCGGCCTTCGCCATCAAAGGCGGCCTGCACTTCGTGACACTGGATGGTGATTTCAAGAGCTATCAACCGCACGGTCTCCAATTGGCATTGCTCAACCCCTGA